In the genome of Sardina pilchardus chromosome 14, fSarPil1.1, whole genome shotgun sequence, one region contains:
- the alpk2 gene encoding alpha-protein kinase 2 encodes MTGGHLDTSRAVPTVAQSTLTPLSERKASGDIDQIEYSEMCTAPLTDTDMDPFWLPVDGSIISISPTTDTSNSPSGVSVAARDLNSPLGDCTLEICNDPSISPTDSNYSSLDTNVSSLPSGGELNSPVEGCTFISRQVEMGKDPANPPIGTGIVFTTLATEGNMDHLDPPLEGTVDPFNLSVPSNPDPITSPADANLPICSLPSNPPVHSSTDNITPNTNSAMNLFSNPEACNMPPISSSPTNLMPDTITDFVCDAQYLETEPYLTNKQEETVEGTIERCMNCDALELMQNSNVVVGPSQCSPEVRGVCEAETWTKIDSGSTEEDNQVGHIGTQTLGQPSETLTTEEPQGFQEGNAEGDCVLSEDFNTYTIVQYLKESLTADQRLSHDCEATVEHEALGYCDKHLLMQTAENFTTKAAEISSEGEMAEACITDGALVTHPLTHNFQKSAPDSHSLSGSGKWDQSETGQRQAAVALGDLADVSAGKEGVGFKSEDSDSPHELWLDACQFLAGEENEESILDEWGHSPTRSSSGASTHNTKESGSPRGAAASRAVSDSALWRPPVERWSSTDSWVSALSDWAPALSAHPEDPFISERQPEANMAIQDQAVEQSPDGSAHSGQVLTTLPQNRLVLGGHHSAEDRVEIQADPRGLTPDPVACCCPPPPSQKGTASPGDMGAACDTLSVGDIHPSDFPIDMLYREGYRIQTDHFADLYHKVPLSLQLAYEGSGQQCVQAEPTVLSIEEEGERSYGSLNISDYSSRSVPTAWSEGEHSVYAQRSATDTGPLTCSSDQTGSPGCESQLQEENCGLPQFIMPLAPICHTSLGNTAQPPINCSLPGDHFGARDLPEDPRTWKHLHGSILASLLPPYARNRLTSHLKLPVAKKTGDHVTCELRSSSDTTDTSTSRESSSPAYGSSSSDEQVILTDPCSDKCVDQESLRKASDLSKECTKLLLATGERFAVSEQDRVACLTLDTNYSAYLPQCVVRHDPLITAKPKSEIEQTKSATMSHKTSKAAEGKARFRHKDKSGGHHSTAHVSKKQENVHPKFQSTSSLADASCEDGTVTVIETIVITEKITPKAQGKKKKKHHQATPIGKTEAVPLAEVENGAKQKTASDKISTIEPSVRVDSAVKQKTEGAKSKTETLETKLAQRNNKSLDKPVAHAKKETLLSDISVAPRLLEENAGKPDSKKNDIIRRPSKDKREVPPVESKLQRLKNSFECKKEGNVVRKKAYSDVVREKIHVPKQGPQVLEGIQALPVFGDPQSISLRCKFGSITANSTITWTKGGAILSETQRSAGDESQACLTLLNACSKDLGMYRCSLSNPQGLASSDFHLTSEVLCELVISCHSNEVELTEVIGDEEDVQCAPLLFKDDFLSEQYFGEHQSASIVTEKEHFGEGMHRKAFRATLRAGMVSVFTPGHPCVLKVHNAISNGAKDNEELLDRNYSLATEECYVQNTAREYVKAYNHVAKAAGSFGDVPEIIPIYLVHRPSSDIPYATLEEELRGDFVKYSVKDGKEINLMRRDSEAGQKCCAFQHWVYTITDGNLLVTDMQGVGLRLTDVGIATCKKGYKGFRGNCATSFIDQFKALHQCNRYCELLGLTSLQPKPKRTAPPAKPKPQPAPKKKTFGPTLKGKS; translated from the exons ATGACTGGAGGTCATCTGGACACCAGCAGGGCTGTCCCAACAGTGGCCCAGTCCACTTTAACTCCTCTGAGTGAGAGGAAAGCCAGCGGTGACATAGATCAGATTGAGTACAGTGAAATGTGTACTGCCCCTCTCACAGACACCGACATGGACCCTTTCTGGCTTCCCGTAGACGGCAGCATTATTTCCATCAGTCCAACCACCGACACGAGCAACTCTCCTTCGGGTGTTAGTGTTGCGGCCAGAGACCTGAATTCCCCTTTAGGAGATTGCACTTTAGAGATTTGCAATGATCCCAGCATCTCTCCAACAGACTCCAACTACTCTAGTTTGGACACTAATGTGTCTTCATTACCAAGTGGCGGGGAGTTAAATTCCCCCGTAGAAGGCTGCACTTTCATCAGCCGACAGGTAGAGATGGGCAAAGATCCTGCCAACCCACCCATTGGCACTGGCATAGTCTTCACTACCCTTGCCACAGAGGGTAACATGGATCACCTCGACCCACCTTTAGAGGGCACAGTGGACCCATTCAACCTCTCTGTGCCCAGTAACCCAGACCCAATCACCTCTCCCGCTGACGCTAACTTGCCTATTTGTTCCCTTCCCAGTAATCCACCTGTACACAGCTCTACAGATAACATCACCCCCAACACAAACAGTGCCATGAACCTTTTCAGTAATCCTGAGGCCTGCAATATGCCTCCCATATCTAGCAGTCCAACCAACCTAATGCCAGACACCATAACTGACTTTGTATGTGATGCACAATACCTAGAAACAGAGCCTTATCTCACTAACAAACAGGAGGAGACTGTGGAGGGTACCATAGAGAGGTGCATGAACTGTGACGCTCTTGAACTGATGCAGAATTCTAATGTGGTGGTTGGTCCATCTCAATGTTCTCCTGAGGTCAGAGGTGTCTGTGAGGCAGAGACATGGACAAAGATAGACAGTGGCAGTACAGAAGAAGATAACCAAGTCGGACATATTGGAACACAAACCTTAGGTCAGCCTTCAGAGACTCTGACGACAGAGGAACCTCAGGGTTTCCAAGAAGGTAACGCTGAGGGAGACTGTGTGCTTAGTGAGGACTTTAACACATACACTATAGTACAGTATCTTAAGGAGTCATTAACAGCAGACCAGAGACTTAGCCATGACTGTGAGGCTACAGTGGAGCATGAGGCTTTAGGTTACTGTGACAAACATCTTCTGATGCAGACTGCTGAGAATTTCACAACGAAAGCTGCCGAGATTAGCTCTGAAGGTGAAATGGCGGAGGCTTGTATCACTGATGGAGCCTTAGTCACCCATCCCTTGACCCATAACTTCCAGAAATCAGCGCCAGACAGTCACTCGCTAAGTGGCAGTGGTAAGTGGGATCAGTCAGAGACAGGTCAGAGGCAGGCAGCTGTTGCCCTGGGAGACTTAGCCGATGTATCCGCAGGAAAAGAAGGAGTCGGTTTCAAGTCGGAGGACTCGGACTCGCCTCATGAGTTGTGGCTGGATGCTTGCCAGTTCTTGGCAGGTGAGGAGAATGAGGAGTCTATTTTGGACGAGTGGGGGCATTCTCCCACGAGGAGCAGCTCTGGTGCATCGACGCATAACACAAAGGAGTCCGGTTCCCCGAGGGGAGCAGCCGCGAGCAGGGCAGTCAGTGACTCTGCCCTCTGGAGGCCACCTGTCGAGAGATGGTCATCCACAGACAGCTGGGTCAGTGCGCTCTCCGACTGGGCTCCCGCTCTGTCTGCACACCCAGAGGATCCATTCATCAGTGAAAGGCAGCCAGAGGCCAACATGGCGATCCAGGACCAGGCTGTGGAACAAAGCCCAGATGGATCAGCTCACAGTGGACAGGTGCTCACTACCCTCCCACAAAATCGGTTGGTTCTGGGTGGACATCACTCAGCTGAGGACAGAGTGGAAATACAGGCTGACCCCAGAGGACTGACACCAGACCCTGTAGCATGCTGctgtcctccacctccctcacaGAAGGGAACCGCTTCGCCCGGTGACATGGGGGCTGCCTGTGACACACTCTCGGTGGGTGATATACACCCATCTGACTTTCCCATTGACATGCTTTATAGGGAAGGCTATAGGATTCAGACAGATCATTTTGCGGATTTATACCACAAGGTACCACTTTCCTTACAGCTTGCATATGAAGGCAGTGGACAACAATGTGTTCAG GCAGAGCCCACCGTCTTGAGCATTGAGGAGGAAGGTGAAAGGAGTTATGGCTCACTGAACATCTCCGATTACTCCAGCCGATCAGTTCCTACAGCCTGGTCTGAAGGAGAGCACAGTGTGTATGCACAGCGCTCAGCCACAGACACAGGACCCTTGACCTGCAGTTCGGACCAGACAGGTTCACCGGGGTGTGAATCTCAACTACAGGAAGAGAACTGCGGACTTCCACAGTTTATTATGCCCTTAGCCCCTATCTGCCACACCAGCCTTGGCAACACTGCCCAGCCACCCATTAACTGCTCTTTGCCAGGGGACCACTTTGGTGCCAGGGACCTGCCAGAGGACCCTCGCACTTGGAAACACTTACATGGCAGCATCCTTGCCTCGCTTCTTCCTCCATATGCTCGGAATCGTTTGACGTCCCATCTAAAGCTTCCTGTTGCCAAGAAGACTGGTGACCATGTGACGTGTGAGCTCAGAAGTTCCTCGGACACCACCGACACATCCACCAGTCGTGAGTCCTCCTCTCCCGCATATGGTTCCTCTTCTTCTGACGAGCAAGTTATTCTGACTGATCCGTGTTCTGACAAGTGTGTTGACCAAGAGTCCTTGCGTAAGGCAAGTGACCTTAGCAAAGAATGTACTAAGCTGCTCCTAGCGACAGGTGAACGCTTTGCTGTTTCGGAGCAGGACCGAGTGGCTTGCCTCACTCTGGACACAAACTACAGTGCGTATCTCCCTCAGTGTGTTGTGAGACATGATCCTTTAATTACTGCCAAACCAAAGAGTGAGATAGAGCAAACAAAGAGCGCCACAATGTCTCACAAGACCTCCAAAGCTGCCGAGGGAAAAGCTCGCTTCAGGCATAAGGATAAGTCAGGAGGCCATCACTCGACAGCACACGTCTCTAAGAAACAGGAGAACGTTCACCCTAAGTTTCAAAGCACCTCCTCCTTGGCCGATGCCAGCTGTGAGGATGGAACAGTGACTGTAATTGAGACCATAGTCATTACAGAGAAAATCACCCCCAAAGCCCaggggaagaaaaagaagaaacacCATCAGGCTACGCCAATAGGAAAAACGGAAGCAGTGCCACTAGCTGAGGTTGAGAATGGAGCCAAGCAAAAAACTGCAAGTGACAAAATCAGCACTATTGAACCCTCAGTGCGTGTGGACAGTGCAgtcaaacagaaaacagaaggggcaaagagcaagacagagactTTAGAGACCAAGCTGGCTCAGAGGAATAACAAAAGCTTGGACAAACCAGTGGCTCACGCCAAGAAAGAGACTTTGCTCTCAGACATTTCAGTGGCTCCTAGATTGTTGGAAGAAAATGCAGGCAAACCAGACAGCAAGAAGAATGACATTATTAGACGTCCCTCCAAGGACAAGCGTGAGGTGCCCCCTGTTGAATCCAAACTGCAAAGACTGAAAAACTCCTTCGAATGTAAGAAGGAGGGAAATGTGGTGCGTAAGAAGGCCTACAGTGATGTGGTCAGAGAGAAGATACACGTACCAAAGCAAG GCCCTCAGGTGCTAGAGGGCATCCAAGCATTGCCTGTGTTTGGTGATCCTCAAAGTATCTCTCTGCGCTGTAAGTTTGGCAGCATCACAGCTAACTCTACTATCACCTGGACAAAGGGGGGGGCCATCTTGTCAGAGACACAAAGGAG TGCTGGCGATGAGAGCCAGGCGTGTCTCACCCTGCTGAACGCCTGCAGCAAGGACCTGGGGATGTACCGCTGCTCTCTCAGCAACCCCCAGGGCTTGGCCTCCTCAGACTTCCACCTCACCTCGGAAG tTCTCTGTGAACTTGTCATCTCATGTCATAGTAATGAAG TGGAGCTCACTGAGGTGATCGGAGATGAGGAGGATGTGCAGTGTGCACCACTGCTCTTCAAGGATGACTTCCTGTCGGAGCAGTATTTTGGGGAGCACCAGTCTGCCAGCATTGTGACGGAGAAGGAGCACTTTGGCGAGGGCATGCACCGCAAGGCCTTCCGGGCCACGCTGAGGGCGGGCATGGTGTCAGTCTTCACCCCCGGGCACCCCTGTGTCCTGAAGGTGCATAACGCCATCAGCAACGGCGCCAAGGACAACGAGGAACTTCTTGACAGGAACTACAGCCTGGCTACAGAG GAGTGTTATGTACAGAATACTGCCAGAGAGTATGTCAAGGCATACAACCATGTGGCCAAAGCAGCTGGATCCTTTGGAGATGTTCCAGA AATCATTCCCATCTACCTGGTGCATCGGCCCTCCAGTGACATTCCCTATGCCacgctggaggaggagctgcgGGGAGACTTTGTCAAGTACTCCGTGAAGGATGGGAAAGAGATCAACCTGATGAGGAGGGATTCCGAGGCAGGTCAGAAGTGCTGTGCCTTTCAGCACTGGGTCTACACCATCACTGATGGCAACCTGttggtgactgacatgcaag gAGTTGGCTTGAGGCTCACCGATGTTGGCATCGCCACCTGCAAGAAAGG GTACAAGGGTTTCAGAGGGAATTGTGCAACCTCTTTCATTGACCAGTTCAAAGCCTTGCATCAGTGCAACCGCTACTGCGAGCTGCTCGGACTGACCTCTCTGCAGCCCAAGCCCAAACGGACAGCTCCGCCAGCCAAGCCCAAGCCCCAGCCCGCCCCCAAGAAAAAGACTTTTGGCCCAACGCTGAAAGGAAAGTCCTGA